Proteins from a single region of Thermotoga maritima MSB8:
- a CDS encoding DUF192 domain-containing protein, whose protein sequence is MWGLRPLFLRLQKFLLPLLITIGIIVVVVVSGQSDRVKFPKGRIVITDGEKSLKLDVEIANTPALRSIGLMYRKSIPDDFGMLFVFEEDTCSGFWMKNTYVPLEIAFIDKNGVIFSIQEMEPCKEEPCKIYYAPGPFRYALEVKKGFFERHRFGVGSRVSIEK, encoded by the coding sequence ATGTGGGGTTTGAGACCCCTTTTCTTGAGACTTCAAAAGTTTCTTCTGCCACTTCTGATCACGATCGGAATAATTGTTGTAGTCGTTGTATCCGGACAGAGCGACAGGGTGAAGTTCCCAAAAGGAAGGATTGTGATCACAGATGGTGAAAAGTCACTCAAACTGGATGTGGAAATAGCGAACACCCCCGCTCTTCGTTCCATTGGTCTGATGTACAGAAAGAGCATCCCGGACGATTTCGGGATGCTCTTTGTTTTTGAAGAGGACACCTGCTCGGGTTTCTGGATGAAGAACACGTACGTTCCCCTCGAGATCGCTTTCATAGACAAAAACGGTGTCATATTCTCCATTCAGGAGATGGAGCCATGCAAAGAGGAACCCTGCAAGATCTACTACGCACCAGGCCCTTTCAGGTACGCTCTCGAGGTGAAGAAAGGCTTCTTCGAAAGGCACAGATTCGGCGTGGGAAGCAGGGTTTCAATAGAGAAATGA
- a CDS encoding FlhB-like flagellar biosynthesis protein translates to MRTDEIKKAVALKYDPTRTSAPEVVAKGVGEVAERIIEMARRHGIPIEERPDIIDDLLRLDLFSEIPEEMYLVIAEIYAFLKRYDK, encoded by the coding sequence ATGCGTACGGATGAGATAAAGAAAGCAGTGGCTTTGAAATACGATCCCACCAGAACGAGTGCACCTGAGGTTGTGGCAAAGGGTGTGGGTGAAGTTGCAGAAAGGATAATCGAGATGGCCAGAAGGCATGGCATACCAATAGAAGAAAGGCCGGATATCATAGACGATCTTTTGAGACTGGATCTTTTCTCAGAGATTCCTGAAGAGATGTACCTTGTGATCGCTGAGATATACGCCTTTCTGAAAAGATACGACAAATGA
- a CDS encoding flagellar hook-length control protein FliK produces the protein MDVWKVLGRYSNVLVLSKKNSILILEINGKAPKPGESVRVWNNRVMTGKELKAKLLAHFDEELSLKVLKVPGLLEFLHDISRGFDKKYVHFVKLFVKHLVPSRFLKMNNEEKKIIMKSFPEVFESGPSSVRIRFSVKSFFEYVQKNFPINRNINEEALRRTVTLKRPILSTEEYDVYQMNEPLSKGFAGKNYMALPLSGKYLIVVFRRRNFPFVEFKLKEEPDLTFFEDFVNDKVAVEKRENGWVLIWKDREMMEFELPDKELLPRPEKLVDDDLLDAVFLLNSLLEENVRFASMPSFGVQEMWWEKDNNRVILVVNTVRFGRVVADVILEGRSLSVRFYAEKNSEELSAHSEELQKEFERLGLIAHVFFLRKDPMNWEGFNAYG, from the coding sequence ATGGACGTCTGGAAGGTTCTGGGAAGGTACAGCAACGTGCTCGTTCTCTCGAAGAAAAACAGCATCCTCATCCTCGAGATAAACGGCAAGGCACCGAAGCCGGGAGAGAGCGTGAGAGTCTGGAACAACAGGGTCATGACCGGAAAGGAGCTCAAAGCGAAGCTCCTGGCACACTTCGATGAAGAACTCTCCCTCAAGGTTCTCAAAGTGCCGGGTCTTCTGGAATTCTTGCACGACATTTCCCGCGGGTTCGATAAGAAGTACGTTCACTTTGTGAAGTTGTTTGTGAAACACCTCGTTCCATCTCGCTTCCTCAAGATGAACAATGAAGAAAAGAAGATCATAATGAAATCTTTCCCTGAGGTTTTCGAGTCAGGACCTTCCAGCGTTCGGATCAGGTTTTCCGTCAAGAGCTTCTTTGAGTACGTTCAAAAGAACTTTCCAATCAATCGGAATATAAATGAAGAGGCTCTCAGAAGAACAGTCACTTTGAAAAGACCCATCCTTTCCACCGAAGAGTACGATGTCTATCAGATGAATGAACCGCTCTCTAAGGGATTCGCGGGGAAGAACTACATGGCATTACCTCTCTCTGGAAAGTACCTGATTGTTGTTTTCAGAAGGAGAAACTTTCCGTTTGTCGAATTCAAACTCAAGGAGGAGCCGGATCTGACCTTCTTTGAGGATTTTGTGAACGACAAAGTAGCGGTTGAGAAAAGAGAAAACGGCTGGGTCCTCATCTGGAAAGACAGAGAAATGATGGAGTTTGAACTTCCGGACAAAGAACTCCTCCCAAGACCTGAAAAACTGGTGGACGATGACCTCTTAGATGCCGTCTTTCTTTTGAACAGCCTTCTGGAAGAAAACGTCAGGTTCGCTTCGATGCCTTCTTTCGGTGTTCAGGAGATGTGGTGGGAGAAAGACAACAATAGAGTGATCCTTGTTGTTAACACCGTGCGGTTCGGCAGGGTCGTTGCCGACGTGATTTTGGAGGGCAGATCTCTCTCGGTGAGATTCTACGCTGAGAAGAATTCGGAGGAATTGTCCGCTCACAGCGAAGAGCTTCAGAAGGAATTCGAAAGATTGGGATTGATCGCGCACGTCTTCTTTTTGAGAAAGGATCCCATGAACTGGGAGGGATTCAATGCGTACGGATGA
- a CDS encoding YdcF family protein, with amino-acid sequence MFLQKILGAFLVTPGLFILLLIVGSFFFKKARWFLLALAAIVYLFSSYVGEFLFLWPLEKNLDVPATLPNDAVIVVLGGGVERNTKAGDNLSDATLRRLLTGVQIYQKTKMPILVTGGSLTGLRSEAMIMKDYLVSLGVPEEKITVEDRSRNTYENALFTREKIGDVPIILVTDSIHMRRAVFTFKRFFQSVTPYPAGFYFGDPEFVDFLPNATSFYLNSRAIYEWIGLVWYNFRWR; translated from the coding sequence ATGTTCCTTCAAAAAATCCTCGGAGCGTTTCTGGTAACACCCGGTCTTTTCATACTCCTGTTGATCGTGGGGAGTTTCTTTTTCAAAAAAGCAAGATGGTTCCTCTTGGCTTTGGCAGCGATTGTGTATCTTTTCAGCAGTTACGTGGGGGAGTTTCTCTTTCTCTGGCCTCTCGAGAAAAACCTCGATGTTCCTGCAACGCTTCCAAACGACGCTGTGATCGTTGTTCTCGGTGGTGGTGTGGAAAGAAACACGAAGGCGGGTGACAACCTCAGCGATGCCACTCTGAGAAGGCTTCTGACAGGTGTACAGATCTACCAGAAGACAAAAATGCCTATACTCGTAACCGGTGGTAGTTTAACCGGGCTGAGGTCGGAAGCGATGATAATGAAAGACTACCTTGTTTCGCTGGGTGTTCCCGAAGAAAAGATCACCGTTGAAGACAGATCGAGAAACACGTACGAAAACGCCCTTTTCACGAGGGAAAAAATAGGAGATGTGCCCATCATTCTGGTAACCGATTCGATCCACATGAGAAGGGCTGTTTTCACTTTCAAGAGGTTTTTTCAGAGTGTGACACCGTACCCCGCTGGATTCTACTTTGGAGATCCGGAGTTCGTAGATTTCCTTCCGAATGCCACCTCTTTCTATCTGAATTCACGGGCCATCTACGAGTGGATCGGTCTTGTCTGGTACAATTTCAGGTGGAGGTGA
- a CDS encoding DUF996 domain-containing protein: MNLSTAKTLAGVGMILKLFGAVPVVGWIFSLVGLILFLIGIYNISQQVGERRIFNYLLIPAVLLLIVSVIFSVSLVASLFAGGLFAGGVTLAGFVTIVVLGIIALVYKVKAYRMIAESLKISVFNTAASFYKWGAILLVVFGMGFILMFVGDILTIVGFFSKPSEEAA, encoded by the coding sequence ATGAATCTTTCAACCGCGAAAACGTTGGCGGGGGTAGGGATGATACTCAAACTGTTTGGTGCGGTGCCGGTGGTAGGGTGGATCTTTTCTCTTGTGGGGCTCATACTGTTTCTCATTGGTATCTACAATATTTCACAGCAGGTGGGGGAAAGAAGAATCTTCAACTACCTCTTGATACCCGCTGTTTTGCTGTTGATCGTTTCTGTGATCTTCTCTGTTTCACTCGTTGCTTCACTCTTCGCGGGCGGTCTGTTCGCTGGTGGTGTGACCTTAGCCGGCTTCGTAACCATTGTTGTTCTTGGAATAATAGCCCTCGTTTACAAGGTGAAAGCCTACAGAATGATCGCCGAGAGTTTGAAAATCTCAGTCTTCAACACCGCCGCGTCTTTCTACAAATGGGGAGCGATCCTTCTTGTTGTTTTCGGGATGGGTTTCATACTCATGTTTGTGGGTGATATTCTCACGATAGTTGGCTTTTTCTCAAAACCATCCGAAGAAGCGGCTTGA
- a CDS encoding RNA-guided endonuclease InsQ/TnpB family protein: MPGRVIRTYKLAVPGHLSQTCEELNRTAARIYNKTMSIVRKIHRKKGFWLSWPTADKYILRWAENIKIHVHSKQAFVQLYFQALKGYFKAAKKNQDAKPPHKKKRYLPFIWKESAVKLLPDGTLRLSLGKERESFVVQTPLKPPLRIKQTRLVFEDGYYLHLAIEVEIEEKNAGSGVMAADLGVLRPITCFDGKEVISYHGGVLSSTLRYRNKRLASFQSAIAECKKGSRRYNKLVRAKKRVLRRLRNQINDIMHKITSSFIGLCLRKQIRTIVIGDVTGIRERADYSDNANQKIHQWQFRKLIEMIRYKAEQFGIEVKLISEANTSKTCPVCGAKNNPNGRRYHCKACGFEYHRDGVGAINIWKRYPGTGQVVAGLAPVRGVRFHPHLCGHGASLAPWKVA, encoded by the coding sequence ATGCCCGGACGTGTGATACGAACCTACAAACTCGCCGTACCAGGACACCTGAGTCAAACATGCGAAGAACTCAACCGCACTGCAGCAAGAATCTACAACAAAACGATGTCTATTGTGCGAAAGATACACCGAAAGAAAGGCTTCTGGCTGTCCTGGCCCACCGCAGACAAATACATCCTCCGCTGGGCAGAAAACATCAAAATCCACGTCCATTCAAAGCAGGCATTTGTTCAGCTCTACTTTCAAGCCCTCAAAGGGTACTTCAAAGCAGCCAAAAAGAATCAAGATGCAAAACCTCCCCACAAGAAAAAACGCTATCTGCCGTTCATATGGAAAGAAAGCGCTGTAAAACTTCTGCCAGACGGTACCCTAAGACTGTCTTTGGGCAAAGAACGAGAATCATTTGTTGTACAAACACCTCTCAAACCTCCCCTTCGCATCAAACAGACAAGACTTGTCTTTGAAGATGGATACTATCTCCACCTTGCGATAGAGGTGGAGATTGAAGAGAAGAATGCTGGCTCTGGTGTTATGGCGGCCGACCTTGGAGTGCTCCGTCCCATCACGTGCTTTGATGGAAAAGAAGTCATCAGCTACCACGGAGGAGTCCTCAGCAGCACTCTTCGCTATCGAAACAAACGCCTTGCAAGTTTTCAGTCTGCCATAGCAGAGTGCAAGAAGGGATCAAGAAGGTACAACAAGCTTGTTCGTGCAAAGAAAAGAGTCCTGAGACGGCTCAGAAACCAGATCAACGACATCATGCACAAGATCACAAGCAGTTTCATCGGACTGTGCCTCAGAAAACAAATCAGAACCATCGTGATAGGAGACGTCACAGGGATCAGAGAAAGAGCGGACTACAGCGACAACGCGAACCAGAAGATCCACCAGTGGCAGTTCAGAAAACTCATCGAGATGATAAGGTACAAAGCAGAGCAGTTCGGAATCGAAGTGAAACTCATCTCAGAAGCGAATACAAGCAAGACGTGTCCTGTCTGTGGTGCAAAGAACAATCCGAACGGAAGAAGATACCACTGCAAAGCCTGCGGTTTTGAGTATCACAGGGACGGAGTTGGAGCAATCAACATCTGGAAAAGGTATCCTGGCACAGGCCAGGTAGTAGCGGGCTTGGCCCCCGTCAGAGGTGTGAGGTTTCATCCACACCTCTGTGGCCATGGAGCATCTTTGGCTCCATGGAAGGTGGCCTGA